In Salinigranum marinum, one DNA window encodes the following:
- a CDS encoding class I SAM-dependent DNA methyltransferase, producing MTNGNQQTLPGVDGQGTLDLDTLESHLWEAADILRGSIDAADYKNYIFGLLFLKRINDRFDEETEEIAEEYDIDEEEVRGERDLHEEFWVPERARWSHITSQTDNIGEALDKALIAVEDENDAIADRVLSTVDYNDKDRLSDATLDELVTHFDKQRYQNVDLEDPDIFGRAYEYLIRQFADDAGKKGGEFYTPREVVQLLVECVDPEPGHRVYDPCCGSGGMLIYSAQHIRDEGGDTDDVSLYGQEKNLNTWAIGQMNVLLHEMQDAKIEKGDTITEPKFVTEHGELEVFDRVVANPPWNQKKWSKEWVQENEPYNRFPYGLPPSNRGDWTWIQLMLASLSEKGKAGIVMDNGLLFRSRSEKKIRKPILEADLIEAVIALPENLFYNTSSPGCILLMNKDKPEEREKKVQFIYAEEQTLRESGVQIYEELSNQNQLTEEGVDYLAETHLTGREEDHHSRLVDMEEIKENDWNLNVPRYVDTTEPEEPIDVSEKLRELDRLAEERQKTDEELQQYMEELEYR from the coding sequence ATGACCAACGGAAACCAGCAGACGCTACCCGGGGTCGACGGGCAGGGCACGCTCGACCTCGACACGCTGGAAAGCCATCTCTGGGAGGCTGCCGATATTCTCCGTGGGAGCATCGACGCGGCGGACTACAAGAACTACATCTTCGGACTGCTCTTTCTCAAGCGCATCAACGACCGGTTCGACGAGGAGACCGAGGAGATCGCCGAGGAGTACGACATCGACGAGGAAGAGGTCAGGGGCGAACGCGACCTCCACGAGGAGTTCTGGGTGCCCGAACGCGCTCGCTGGAGTCACATCACGTCGCAGACGGACAACATCGGTGAGGCACTGGACAAGGCCCTCATCGCTGTCGAGGACGAGAACGACGCCATCGCCGACCGGGTGCTGTCGACCGTTGACTACAACGACAAGGACCGGCTGAGCGACGCGACGCTCGACGAACTCGTCACGCACTTCGACAAACAGCGCTATCAGAACGTCGACCTCGAAGACCCCGACATCTTCGGCCGGGCCTACGAGTACCTCATCCGGCAGTTCGCCGACGACGCCGGGAAGAAGGGCGGCGAGTTCTACACGCCCCGCGAGGTCGTCCAACTCCTTGTCGAGTGCGTCGACCCCGAACCCGGACACCGCGTCTACGACCCCTGTTGTGGCTCCGGTGGGATGCTCATCTACTCGGCCCAGCACATCCGCGACGAGGGCGGCGACACGGACGACGTCTCGCTCTACGGACAGGAGAAGAACCTGAATACGTGGGCCATCGGTCAGATGAACGTCCTCCTGCACGAGATGCAGGACGCCAAGATCGAGAAGGGCGACACGATCACCGAACCGAAGTTCGTCACCGAACACGGCGAACTCGAAGTGTTCGACCGCGTCGTCGCCAACCCGCCGTGGAACCAGAAGAAGTGGAGCAAGGAGTGGGTGCAGGAGAACGAGCCATACAACCGCTTCCCGTATGGGCTGCCGCCGTCGAACCGTGGTGACTGGACGTGGATTCAGCTCATGCTCGCGTCACTGTCGGAGAAGGGCAAGGCGGGCATCGTCATGGACAACGGTTTGCTGTTCCGCTCGCGGTCGGAGAAGAAGATCCGCAAGCCGATTCTTGAGGCCGACCTCATCGAGGCCGTCATCGCCCTACCCGAGAACCTCTTTTACAACACGTCGTCCCCGGGCTGTATCCTGCTCATGAACAAAGACAAGCCCGAGGAACGCGAAAAGAAGGTCCAGTTCATCTACGCCGAAGAGCAGACGCTCCGAGAGTCCGGCGTGCAAATCTACGAGGAACTCTCGAATCAGAACCAACTAACAGAGGAGGGTGTCGATTATCTCGCCGAGACACACCTCACTGGACGCGAAGAGGACCACCACAGTCGGCTGGTCGACATGGAGGAGATCAAGGAGAACGACTGGAATCTGAACGTGCCCCGGTATGTCGATACAACAGAGCCCGAGGAACCCATCGACGTAAGTGAGAAGCTGCGTGAGTTGGATCGACTAGCCGAAGAGCGCCAGAAGACCGACGAGGAACTTCAGCAGTACATGGAGGAGTTGGAGTACCGATGA
- a CDS encoding DUF7538 family protein: protein MADADPNVVAALASQDGWQSEGYAARVHYRGAGDHYSVEYYDPSECVIYWKVKGDGEVAVPVGRETVPDPLRERVRLDLREAGIDPDVEARVV from the coding sequence ATGGCCGACGCTGATCCGAACGTCGTCGCCGCGCTCGCGTCCCAAGACGGGTGGCAGAGCGAGGGGTACGCCGCCCGCGTCCACTACCGCGGCGCGGGCGACCACTACAGCGTCGAGTACTACGACCCCTCCGAGTGCGTTATCTACTGGAAGGTGAAAGGCGACGGCGAGGTCGCGGTCCCCGTCGGCCGCGAGACCGTCCCCGACCCGTTGCGCGAGCGGGTCCGCCTCGACCTCCGCGAGGCGGGTATCGACCCCGACGTGGAAGCGCGCGTCGTCTGA
- the azf gene encoding NAD-dependent glucose-6-phosphate dehydrogenase Azf — MDKPVLLTGAGGRVGQAILGHLGDRYDWRLLDREPLSSDKIPENVPESAVYIADVTDDYAVRNAVDGVGAVVHLAGDPRPEAPWDSVLRNNIDGTQTMLEAAAGAGVERFAFASSNHAVGAYETEERTPNMYRVEDEFRLDGSELPRPGNLYGVSKAAGETLGRYYHDESGMSVVCVRIGNLTRGHPPRNYERGQAMWLSYRDCAHLFDRCLQADYAFEIVYGISDNDRKYYSIRRAKDVLGYDPQDNSAEYHEDGTPKNPTPE, encoded by the coding sequence ATGGACAAGCCGGTTCTCTTGACGGGGGCGGGCGGCCGCGTCGGGCAGGCCATCCTAGGCCACCTCGGCGACCGCTACGACTGGCGACTCCTCGATCGCGAACCCCTGTCGAGCGACAAGATCCCCGAAAACGTGCCGGAATCCGCCGTCTACATCGCCGACGTCACCGACGACTACGCCGTCAGAAACGCCGTCGACGGCGTCGGCGCGGTCGTCCACCTCGCCGGTGATCCCCGCCCGGAAGCGCCCTGGGACTCCGTCCTCCGGAACAACATCGACGGCACCCAGACAATGCTGGAGGCGGCGGCCGGGGCCGGCGTCGAGAGGTTCGCGTTCGCCTCCTCGAACCACGCGGTCGGCGCGTACGAGACCGAAGAGCGGACGCCCAACATGTACCGGGTCGAAGACGAGTTCCGTCTCGACGGGAGCGAACTCCCCCGGCCGGGCAACCTCTACGGCGTCTCGAAAGCCGCCGGTGAGACCCTGGGTCGGTACTACCACGACGAGTCCGGGATGAGCGTCGTCTGCGTCCGCATCGGCAACCTCACCCGGGGGCATCCGCCGCGCAACTACGAACGCGGGCAGGCGATGTGGCTCTCGTACCGCGACTGCGCGCACCTGTTCGACCGCTGTCTCCAGGCCGACTACGCGTTCGAGATCGTCTACGGCATCTCCGACAACGACCGGAAGTACTACTCGATCCGGCGCGCGAAGGACGTGCTGGGGTACGATCCGCAGGACAACTCCGCGGAGTACCACGAGGACGGCACGCCGAAGAACCCGACGCCCGAGTGA
- a CDS encoding dihydroneopterin aldolase family protein, protein MPTDAEQACFEAGIKFGSLYHQFAGTPVSTASARSLERAMEEAIENQPHCASVSVDILDDRVDAAIDHENGYTELTGSLMEVEMRIEYRERVVRTRMEMDEGYPLMKLVAVE, encoded by the coding sequence ATGCCCACCGACGCCGAGCAGGCCTGCTTCGAGGCCGGCATCAAGTTCGGATCGCTCTATCACCAGTTCGCCGGCACGCCGGTGTCGACCGCGAGCGCTCGGAGCCTCGAACGCGCGATGGAGGAGGCGATCGAGAACCAGCCGCACTGTGCGTCGGTCTCGGTCGACATCCTCGACGATCGCGTCGACGCCGCCATCGACCACGAGAACGGCTACACGGAGCTTACGGGGAGCCTGATGGAGGTGGAGATGCGGATCGAGTACCGGGAGCGAGTCGTCCGAACCCGGATGGAGATGGACGAGGGCTACCCGCTGATGAAGCTCGTCGCCGTCGAGTGA
- a CDS encoding ABC transporter ATP-binding protein, with protein sequence MDVGLDDDDPFEEQRGNVQNPMRRLFFDYGRERAGSFTLGLSASVCARLLDLLPPILLGVAIDAIFFDNKAYTLPLVPDAWIPGGDEAQFWFTIGLVAVGFFGGAVLHYVRNWGWNRFAQHVQHAVRVDTYESMQRLNMTFFADKQTGEMMSILSNDVNRLESFLNDGMNSAFRLGIMVLGIAGVLFWLNPQLAVVALVPVPLIAVFTYYFIKTIQPKYAAVRSAVGTVNSRLENNLGGISVIKAANTESYEADRVEDVSLDYYDANWDAIETRIVFFPALRVLAGIGFLLTFTVGGLWVFRGTGPWLFTGTLSPGDFVIFVLFTQRFVWPLAQFGQIINMYQRAYASAERVFGLMDEPARIPEVDEAPDLAVSDGRVAYDSVTFGYDSEETPVVEDVSFTVDGGDTVALVGPTGAGKSTLLRLLLRLYDVDDGSIEIDGQDLRDVSVSSLRRAMGYVSQDTFLFHGTVKENIAYGTFDASDDEIVEAAKAAEAHEFVRNLPDGYDTMVGERGVKLSGGQRQRVAIARAVLRDPEILVLDEATSDVDTETEMLIQRSLDSLTEERTTFAIAHRLSTIKDADQIVVVEDGRIVERGTHEELIAEAGLYAHLWGVQAGEIDDLPEEFVERARGRGARVEVDGDD encoded by the coding sequence ATGGACGTCGGTCTCGACGACGACGACCCGTTCGAAGAGCAGCGCGGCAACGTGCAGAACCCGATGCGCCGCCTGTTCTTCGACTACGGCCGCGAGCGGGCGGGGTCGTTCACGCTCGGGCTCTCCGCGAGCGTCTGCGCTCGGCTGCTCGACCTCCTCCCGCCTATTCTGCTGGGCGTCGCCATCGACGCCATCTTCTTCGACAACAAGGCGTACACCCTACCGCTCGTCCCCGACGCGTGGATCCCGGGGGGCGACGAGGCGCAGTTCTGGTTCACGATCGGCCTCGTGGCAGTGGGCTTCTTCGGCGGTGCCGTGTTGCACTACGTCCGCAACTGGGGGTGGAACCGCTTCGCCCAGCACGTCCAACACGCCGTTCGAGTCGACACCTACGAGTCGATGCAGCGCCTGAACATGACGTTCTTCGCCGACAAGCAGACCGGCGAGATGATGTCGATCCTCTCGAACGACGTCAACAGGCTGGAGAGCTTCCTCAACGACGGGATGAACTCGGCGTTCCGGCTGGGGATCATGGTGCTCGGGATCGCGGGCGTCCTCTTCTGGCTCAACCCCCAACTCGCGGTCGTCGCGCTCGTCCCCGTCCCGCTCATCGCCGTCTTCACGTACTACTTCATCAAGACGATCCAGCCGAAGTACGCCGCCGTCCGCTCGGCCGTGGGGACCGTGAACTCCCGGCTGGAGAACAACCTCGGGGGGATCTCGGTGATCAAGGCCGCCAACACCGAGTCGTACGAGGCCGACCGGGTCGAGGACGTCTCGCTCGACTACTACGACGCCAACTGGGACGCCATCGAGACGCGGATCGTCTTCTTCCCCGCCCTGCGCGTCCTCGCCGGGATCGGGTTCCTCCTCACCTTCACCGTCGGCGGCCTCTGGGTCTTCCGGGGGACGGGTCCGTGGCTCTTCACCGGCACGCTCTCGCCGGGCGACTTCGTCATCTTCGTCCTCTTCACCCAGCGGTTCGTCTGGCCGCTCGCGCAGTTCGGACAGATCATCAACATGTATCAGCGCGCGTACGCCAGTGCCGAGCGCGTTTTCGGCCTCATGGACGAACCCGCACGCATCCCCGAGGTCGACGAGGCCCCCGACCTCGCGGTCTCCGATGGGAGGGTCGCGTACGACAGCGTCACGTTCGGCTACGACAGCGAGGAGACGCCCGTGGTCGAAGACGTCTCCTTCACCGTCGACGGCGGCGACACGGTCGCGCTCGTCGGCCCCACGGGGGCGGGCAAGTCGACGCTCCTCCGTCTCCTGCTCCGACTGTACGATGTCGACGACGGCTCGATCGAGATCGACGGGCAGGACCTCCGCGACGTCTCCGTGTCGAGCCTCAGACGGGCGATGGGCTACGTCAGCCAGGACACGTTCCTCTTTCATGGAACAGTCAAAGAGAACATCGCCTACGGGACGTTCGACGCCTCGGACGACGAGATCGTCGAAGCGGCCAAAGCGGCGGAGGCACACGAGTTCGTCCGGAACCTCCCGGACGGCTACGACACGATGGTGGGCGAGCGCGGCGTCAAACTCTCCGGGGGCCAGCGCCAGCGGGTCGCCATCGCCCGGGCCGTCCTCCGCGACCCCGAGATCCTCGTGCTCGACGAGGCGACCTCGGACGTGGACACCGAGACCGAGATGCTCATCCAGCGCTCGCTCGACTCCCTGACCGAAGAGCGGACGACGTTCGCCATCGCCCACCGGCTCTCGACGATCAAGGACGCCGACCAGATCGTCGTCGTCGAGGACGGCCGGATCGTCGAACGCGGCACGCACGAGGAACTCATCGCAGAAGCGGGTCTCTACGCACACCTCTGGGGGGTTCAGGCGGGGGAGATCGACGACCTCCCGGAGGAATTCGTCGAGCGGGCACGCGGCCGGGGGGCTCGTGTCGAGGTCGACGGCGACGACTGA
- a CDS encoding winged helix-turn-helix domain-containing protein — MKAIGAELPEHERFPGAEIEVYDSGRYSAMTGDHIVGTPRTTRECQSFIDDLADEFATVAEGTPDQLLREPERSKDDLADVETTSDIQDVFDAIQHTGPRDIRLHSTVTHERGDGTASLDPSWAQSKSGTRLAQVGDGWVYRKGMCGLDALQVVALEERIITRVDEYPTGEDFWAAVDALRQRGAHVPEYEPEEGEPVSALPLARLLALDPSERKRAARKRGVDWPTTADARDRLRNRIFQAMRHGEDVVIDAPTALGKTYTVATEPWLNHSDVTDDSPVVHFSETREARDGAAASSRNTTGVTAATLKGRKERCPVARGDHDPADDEDEENPDVVITMDGTPASVWFDAVCDGRGVPFSTAHAYLAERNDQGTEPPCCEGDAECPAKSQWDGVPREDETGETTVDVVHATHQFANVPSLVRNCNVVFDERPDFTLDISNDRIQRGVTAFLKAAGTPARTWESFVQLAQHSGKETDAANERDATQRKLDYQPNREWYLEQSDAHTVAPSLARAIWYALRNDPDANGRRSATVPHNPPRLDGSVHENDGWNRVWVTVILDEDNRVRTIRAAPDLSLARCVIGLDAHPSAPLWQRNTRPDITTEPLLDANERRLWRRFERGLTVVQVGEATRPLASGEYFDEGGTRAVLEHLHETYADAFRTVITASSVESRTKQLLREVGIEDGETMHYGEEKSRNDFGDETVGLVNGSIDPGDDYVLDLLAECGLDARPETVETDAGEVRRAHGREFVGSDADAAREILASVRENHVAQAAGRYARNADDPTNTATVFVRTDAIPDGFADLQVPGVEWVATDTQRRVIEELRERTEATARELAEATGVSKRHVAKTLARLLGGGSVECCDGVGAYGADVYSTGNSPTSVVDLGSDEIANDAVWGTYTWSFAIHPAAGDASEASASSVATTSTADHIERQERPG, encoded by the coding sequence GTGAAGGCTATTGGGGCGGAACTCCCCGAACACGAACGGTTCCCCGGCGCGGAGATCGAGGTGTACGACTCCGGGCGCTACTCGGCGATGACCGGTGACCACATCGTCGGCACCCCGCGAACCACGCGGGAGTGCCAATCGTTCATCGACGACCTCGCCGACGAGTTCGCGACCGTCGCCGAGGGCACACCCGACCAACTGCTACGTGAACCCGAGCGGTCGAAGGACGACCTCGCCGACGTCGAGACAACCAGCGACATTCAGGACGTGTTCGACGCGATACAGCACACTGGACCGCGAGATATCCGGCTTCACTCGACCGTCACCCACGAACGCGGTGATGGGACCGCATCACTCGATCCCTCGTGGGCACAGTCGAAGTCGGGAACCCGACTCGCGCAAGTCGGTGACGGCTGGGTATACCGGAAGGGCATGTGCGGTCTCGACGCGCTGCAGGTTGTCGCGCTCGAAGAGCGTATCATCACTCGTGTCGACGAGTATCCCACCGGAGAGGACTTCTGGGCGGCCGTCGACGCTCTCCGTCAGCGAGGCGCACACGTTCCCGAGTATGAACCCGAGGAAGGCGAACCAGTATCGGCGCTCCCTCTCGCCCGACTCCTGGCGCTCGATCCGTCCGAGCGCAAGCGGGCTGCGCGAAAGCGTGGTGTCGACTGGCCGACCACCGCCGACGCTCGCGACCGCCTCCGAAACCGTATCTTCCAAGCGATGCGTCATGGTGAGGACGTCGTCATCGACGCGCCGACCGCCCTCGGGAAAACCTACACGGTCGCCACTGAACCGTGGTTGAATCACAGCGACGTCACCGACGATTCCCCAGTCGTGCATTTCTCTGAAACGAGAGAGGCGCGAGATGGCGCGGCTGCGAGTAGTCGGAACACGACCGGCGTCACTGCAGCGACGCTGAAGGGGCGCAAAGAACGGTGTCCTGTCGCCCGTGGCGACCACGACCCAGCCGACGACGAAGACGAGGAAAACCCGGACGTCGTCATCACGATGGATGGGACGCCCGCCTCGGTGTGGTTCGATGCGGTGTGTGACGGTCGAGGCGTTCCGTTCTCGACTGCGCACGCCTACCTTGCCGAGCGGAACGACCAGGGAACCGAGCCACCGTGCTGTGAGGGTGACGCTGAATGTCCGGCCAAGAGCCAGTGGGATGGTGTCCCTCGCGAGGACGAGACCGGTGAGACGACAGTCGACGTGGTCCACGCGACGCACCAGTTCGCGAACGTCCCGAGCCTCGTGCGAAACTGCAACGTGGTCTTCGACGAGCGACCCGACTTCACGCTCGACATCTCGAACGACCGGATTCAGCGCGGCGTGACGGCGTTTCTGAAGGCCGCAGGGACGCCAGCCCGAACGTGGGAGTCGTTCGTCCAGCTCGCCCAGCACTCCGGAAAGGAGACCGACGCGGCGAACGAACGCGACGCGACACAGAGAAAGCTCGACTACCAGCCGAACCGGGAGTGGTATCTTGAGCAGTCGGACGCTCACACCGTCGCGCCGTCTCTCGCTCGTGCCATCTGGTACGCGCTTCGTAACGACCCAGATGCGAACGGTCGACGGTCGGCCACGGTCCCCCACAACCCCCCGCGTCTCGACGGGAGCGTTCACGAGAACGACGGCTGGAATCGCGTGTGGGTGACCGTCATCCTCGACGAGGACAACCGTGTGCGTACTATCCGTGCCGCGCCGGATCTCTCGCTCGCCCGGTGCGTGATCGGCCTTGACGCACACCCCAGTGCCCCGCTGTGGCAGCGGAACACGAGACCCGACATCACCACGGAGCCACTACTCGACGCCAACGAGCGGCGGCTGTGGCGGCGATTCGAGCGCGGGCTGACGGTCGTCCAGGTCGGTGAGGCGACGCGCCCACTCGCGTCGGGCGAGTACTTCGACGAGGGCGGGACTCGTGCTGTACTCGAACACCTGCACGAGACGTACGCCGACGCGTTCCGAACGGTCATCACGGCATCGAGTGTTGAGAGCCGCACCAAACAGTTGCTACGGGAGGTCGGTATCGAGGACGGCGAGACGATGCACTACGGCGAGGAGAAGAGCCGCAACGACTTCGGTGACGAGACGGTCGGTCTCGTGAACGGGAGCATCGATCCCGGCGACGACTACGTGCTCGACTTGCTGGCCGAGTGTGGACTCGACGCTCGGCCCGAGACTGTCGAGACCGACGCAGGCGAAGTGCGACGTGCCCACGGTCGGGAGTTCGTCGGGAGTGATGCCGATGCCGCGCGTGAGATACTCGCGAGCGTTCGCGAGAACCACGTGGCGCAGGCAGCCGGACGCTACGCTCGGAACGCGGACGACCCGACGAACACAGCGACCGTGTTTGTCCGAACCGATGCTATCCCCGACGGTTTCGCCGACCTCCAGGTTCCGGGCGTCGAGTGGGTCGCGACGGACACCCAGCGCCGCGTCATCGAGGAGCTACGGGAGCGCACGGAAGCGACGGCACGAGAGCTTGCCGAGGCGACAGGCGTCAGTAAGCGACACGTCGCGAAAACGCTGGCACGGCTTCTCGGTGGGGGGAGCGTTGAGTGTTGCGACGGTGTCGGGGCGTACGGCGCTGACGTCTACAGCACCGGGAATTCGCCGACGAGCGTGGTCGATCTCGGGAGCGACGAGATCGCGAACGATGCCGTATGGGGTACCTATACGTGGTCGTTCGCGATCCATCCCGCAGCGGGGGACGCGTCCGAAGCCTCGGCCAGCTCTGTGGCCACGACCTCGACAGCGGACCACATCGAACGACAGGAGAGGCCGGGATGA
- a CDS encoding DUF309 domain-containing protein, with protein sequence MQAAVAAGVAVYNAGEHHAAHDAWEDEWLALESDTDDERLLHGLIQFTAAVYHSRRRNWSGARKLSRSATGYLDGLGPEHRGVGLTTVREYLRRLGADPEHAERARPPALRYRGRDLAPSALDLDALAVAAGVITEEYGYDEAVVDRAVGYAREEAGTARSRFRALVVDFVGETERRGLVYDRLRDHVRRRRREETDVDGLFE encoded by the coding sequence CTGCAGGCCGCGGTCGCCGCCGGCGTCGCCGTCTACAACGCGGGCGAACACCACGCGGCACACGACGCATGGGAGGACGAGTGGCTCGCGCTCGAGTCCGACACTGACGACGAGCGCTTGCTGCACGGACTGATCCAGTTCACCGCCGCGGTGTACCACAGCCGGCGGCGGAACTGGAGCGGCGCGCGGAAGCTGTCGCGCTCGGCGACGGGATATCTCGACGGACTCGGGCCGGAACACCGCGGCGTCGGCCTCACGACCGTCCGCGAGTATCTCCGCCGCCTCGGCGCGGACCCCGAGCACGCCGAGCGAGCGCGACCGCCGGCGCTCCGCTACCGCGGCCGCGACCTGGCTCCCTCCGCGCTCGATCTCGACGCCCTGGCCGTCGCCGCCGGGGTGATCACCGAGGAGTACGGCTACGACGAGGCAGTCGTCGACCGCGCGGTCGGCTACGCCCGCGAGGAAGCGGGAACCGCCCGGTCGCGGTTCAGGGCGCTCGTGGTCGACTTCGTGGGCGAGACCGAACGGCGAGGACTGGTATACGACCGTCTCCGGGACCACGTGCGGCGGCGGCGGCGCGAGGAGACGGACGTCGACGGCCTGTTCGAGTGA
- a CDS encoding DUF192 domain-containing protein → MAVDTRQLLAVAALFVLLTAGVVVVQSGLLATVDPPEGDDYQRTTVELADASGERLAEIRVRVADTPEKRYLGLSATESLGPREGMLFVHDSEGEYAYVMRDMAFPLDIVFVAPNGTVTTIHHATLPPEGTSESNLTRYRGRGRYVLELPLGTANETGLNAGDRVVVPDTVG, encoded by the coding sequence ATGGCCGTCGACACCCGACAGCTCCTCGCCGTCGCCGCCCTGTTCGTCCTGCTGACGGCCGGTGTCGTCGTGGTCCAGTCGGGACTCCTCGCGACCGTCGACCCGCCCGAGGGGGACGACTACCAGCGGACGACGGTCGAACTCGCCGACGCCTCCGGGGAGCGACTCGCCGAGATCAGGGTTCGCGTCGCCGACACGCCCGAAAAGCGGTATCTCGGCCTCTCCGCCACCGAGTCGCTCGGCCCGCGCGAGGGGATGCTGTTCGTCCACGACAGCGAGGGGGAGTACGCCTACGTCATGCGCGACATGGCGTTCCCGCTCGACATCGTCTTCGTCGCCCCCAACGGGACCGTCACGACGATCCACCACGCGACGCTCCCGCCGGAGGGGACGAGCGAGTCTAATCTCACGCGCTACCGGGGGCGCGGGCGGTACGTTCTCGAACTCCCGCTGGGGACCGCCAACGAGACCGGCCTCAACGCGGGTGACCGCGTGGTCGTCCCCGACACGGTTGGCTGA
- a CDS encoding DUF393 domain-containing protein — protein sequence MIVNYVRNPTRQSPVNLAVARVVLAGYLVWKTLPYDWLLFVAAPFAGFETYRFAIPSTVPELLVVEKWLLVGLLCLFAVGYRVRVTALAAALIVGHFAIVRFTLNTSGGATALFFSSWYLLFFALYAGDETDGLSLDAVRRTGERSIDELRGVLKTDAPRSYAMAPLRWSLLAFAIVYFGAGVAKLYIGGPAWMRPENLSRTLVLFNEAYGHPLGVGAALVDYPLVVSALAVGTVVLEVGLLVAVVVGLPLWPVVVGLLGMHTGVVVLMGMLFFDVVPMFAMFVAWDRLYARVVSDDQLDLVYDEFCHFCSRSLYPFKLLDVNGTVRFYSQSDLPAVYRDRDGRDGVDFDRAMYAFRDGVAYEGYDAFRQLLRQFTVFAPLVWAMGLAPVRAVGEPIYRRVADNRGRYFTCRFDFDEPVPEPTPAGEQD from the coding sequence ATGATCGTCAACTACGTCCGGAACCCCACCCGCCAGTCGCCGGTCAACCTCGCCGTCGCCCGGGTCGTCCTCGCGGGCTACCTGGTCTGGAAGACGCTCCCGTACGACTGGCTCCTGTTCGTCGCCGCGCCCTTCGCCGGCTTCGAGACGTACCGGTTCGCGATCCCCTCGACCGTCCCCGAGCTCCTCGTCGTCGAGAAGTGGCTTCTCGTCGGCCTACTGTGCCTCTTCGCGGTCGGCTACCGCGTCCGCGTGACGGCGCTCGCCGCCGCGCTCATCGTCGGCCACTTCGCGATCGTCCGCTTTACGCTCAACACCTCCGGCGGGGCGACGGCACTGTTTTTCAGTTCGTGGTACCTGCTGTTCTTCGCACTGTACGCCGGCGACGAGACGGACGGCCTCTCGCTCGATGCGGTGCGCCGGACCGGCGAGCGCTCCATCGACGAACTTCGCGGGGTCCTGAAGACCGACGCGCCGCGGTCGTACGCGATGGCACCGCTTCGATGGTCGCTCCTCGCGTTCGCTATCGTCTACTTCGGGGCCGGCGTCGCGAAGCTGTACATCGGCGGCCCCGCGTGGATGAGACCCGAGAACCTCTCGCGGACGCTCGTCCTCTTCAACGAGGCGTACGGCCACCCGCTCGGCGTCGGGGCGGCGCTCGTCGACTACCCGCTCGTCGTGAGCGCGCTCGCCGTCGGCACGGTCGTCCTCGAAGTGGGACTGCTCGTCGCCGTCGTCGTCGGCCTCCCGCTCTGGCCCGTCGTCGTCGGCCTCCTGGGCATGCACACGGGCGTCGTCGTCCTCATGGGCATGCTCTTCTTCGACGTCGTGCCCATGTTCGCCATGTTCGTCGCGTGGGACCGACTCTACGCCCGCGTGGTGAGCGACGACCAACTCGACCTCGTCTACGACGAGTTCTGTCACTTCTGCTCGCGGAGCCTCTACCCGTTCAAACTGCTCGACGTGAACGGGACCGTTCGCTTTTATTCGCAGTCGGATCTCCCCGCGGTATATCGGGACCGCGACGGCCGCGACGGCGTCGACTTCGACCGCGCGATGTACGCCTTCCGCGACGGCGTCGCTTACGAGGGGTACGATGCCTTCCGACAGCTCCTCCGGCAGTTCACCGTCTTCGCCCCCCTCGTGTGGGCGATGGGTCTCGCGCCCGTGCGAGCCGTCGGTGAGCCGATCTACCGCCGCGTCGCCGACAACCGCGGCCGGTACTTCACCTGCCGGTTCGACTTCGACGAGCCCGTGCCCGAACCGACGCCCGCGGGAGAACAGGACTGA
- a CDS encoding DUF5790 family protein, producing the protein MSSQATLGDDELFGEAAAEMRTDVEDHLEAARAELPEPDEVWETDADNVLGVLNGLKSSLDVGDAADELRQAKKWYVIGSRAEAFEDAEDLEAEITELQELVETITEAREQVGELTGTMPQLRGALQDAADDEEEKKEEEEEE; encoded by the coding sequence ATGAGTAGTCAGGCCACACTCGGTGACGACGAGCTGTTCGGCGAGGCAGCGGCAGAGATGCGCACTGACGTCGAGGACCACCTTGAGGCGGCCCGAGCGGAGCTCCCCGAGCCCGACGAGGTGTGGGAGACCGACGCCGACAACGTCCTCGGCGTGCTCAACGGGCTGAAGTCGTCGCTCGACGTCGGCGACGCCGCCGATGAACTCCGGCAGGCGAAGAAGTGGTACGTCATCGGCTCCCGCGCCGAGGCGTTCGAGGACGCCGAGGACCTGGAAGCCGAGATCACGGAACTCCAGGAACTCGTCGAGACGATCACCGAGGCGCGCGAGCAGGTGGGGGAGCTGACCGGGACGATGCCCCAGCTGCGGGGGGCGCTCCAGGACGCGGCCGACGACGAAGAGGAAAAAAAAGAAGAAGAGGAAGAAGAGTAA